One region of Leptolyngbya sp. FACHB-261 genomic DNA includes:
- the rimI gene encoding ribosomal protein S18-alanine N-acetyltransferase → MLSTLTLTPLTEACLPQIIALDQVCLGGFWAPAAYQRELASDRSILLGVFAQANLVAMGCLWSIVEEAHITLLAVHPDQRRRGLGSLLLWSLLNQARGLGLAWATLEVRVSNTPALNLYGQYGFKEVGRRRGYYPDTGEDGLVLWRSGLNQPEFVDSLNGQWRRCEINLKVQGWTLQAEPGLVTILRSD, encoded by the coding sequence GTGCTTTCTACTCTGACGCTTACGCCCCTGACTGAGGCCTGCCTGCCTCAAATTATTGCCTTGGACCAAGTTTGCCTAGGGGGGTTTTGGGCCCCAGCGGCTTACCAAAGAGAATTGGCCAGCGACCGCAGCATTTTACTAGGTGTTTTTGCACAGGCAAACCTTGTGGCGATGGGTTGCCTGTGGAGCATTGTCGAAGAAGCTCACATTACTCTATTGGCTGTTCATCCAGACCAGCGACGACGCGGTCTGGGTTCGCTGCTGCTGTGGAGCTTACTCAATCAGGCTAGAGGCTTAGGTTTAGCGTGGGCAACCTTAGAAGTCCGCGTTTCTAACACGCCTGCCCTGAATCTCTATGGCCAGTACGGTTTTAAGGAAGTGGGGCGACGACGAGGATATTATCCTGACACGGGGGAGGACGGTCTGGTACTCTGGCGTTCGGGACTAAATCAACCAGAATTTGTTGACTCGCTCAATGGTCAATGGCGGCGATGTGAAATCAACTTGAAAGTTCAAGGTTGGACTTTGCAAGCTGAGCCTGGCTTGGTCACAATTCTTCGGTCTGATTAG
- the lysA gene encoding diaminopimelate decarboxylase yields the protein MVLPTASQVTAEAISPNQQLLPLTAHINDSNHLEVGGCDVVDLVEQFGSPLYILDETTLRTAAAQYRDSFRTYYPGPSQVIYASKAWSCLAVCALVNSEGLGIDVVSAGELYTALEAGVSPEVIYFHGNNKSQSELEYALQVGCVVVVDNQLELETLAALAQGQEQRPRVMIRVTPGIECHTHEYIRTGHLDSKFGFDPNQLLSVFEYLSQAPQLQFLGLHAHIGSQIFELEPHQDLGRVLTEWLAKAASYGLEVSELNIGGGLGIRYVESDDPPSIAQWVQIVSAGVVAGCEAAGVALPKLLSEPGRSLVGPACITAYRVGSRKTVPGIRTYIAVDGGMSDNPRPITYQSRYQALLANRMRGTASTTVTIAGKHCESGDILIRDIELSDPQSGDVLVVPGTGAYNYSMASNYNRVPRPAAVLVNAGEASLILRRETQADLLRQDVLPERLRG from the coding sequence ATGGTGCTGCCGACTGCTAGTCAAGTCACTGCCGAAGCCATTTCCCCTAACCAGCAACTTCTGCCTCTGACTGCCCATATCAACGACAGCAACCACTTAGAGGTAGGGGGATGCGACGTGGTTGACCTGGTAGAGCAGTTTGGCTCACCGCTCTACATTCTTGATGAAACAACCCTACGCACTGCCGCTGCCCAATATCGAGATAGCTTCCGCACCTACTATCCAGGACCATCTCAAGTCATTTACGCTTCCAAAGCCTGGAGTTGCTTGGCGGTTTGCGCGCTGGTTAACAGTGAGGGTTTGGGCATTGATGTAGTTTCAGCAGGGGAACTTTATACTGCGCTGGAGGCAGGCGTCAGCCCGGAGGTCATCTACTTCCACGGCAACAACAAATCTCAAAGCGAACTGGAGTACGCGCTGCAGGTCGGTTGTGTTGTGGTCGTCGACAACCAATTGGAGTTGGAAACGCTAGCAGCCCTCGCTCAAGGCCAGGAGCAAAGACCGCGGGTGATGATCCGAGTAACTCCAGGCATCGAGTGTCACACTCACGAGTACATTCGCACCGGCCACTTAGATAGCAAGTTTGGCTTTGATCCCAACCAACTTTTGAGTGTCTTTGAGTATCTGAGCCAAGCTCCTCAACTCCAGTTTTTGGGTCTGCATGCCCACATTGGTTCGCAAATCTTTGAACTGGAACCACATCAAGACTTAGGCCGTGTGTTGACTGAGTGGTTAGCGAAAGCAGCCAGCTATGGCTTAGAAGTCAGCGAGCTGAATATCGGCGGTGGTTTGGGGATTCGTTATGTTGAGTCCGATGACCCCCCTAGCATTGCTCAGTGGGTACAGATAGTAAGCGCTGGTGTTGTCGCTGGCTGCGAAGCAGCAGGTGTTGCCTTACCCAAGTTGCTGAGCGAACCAGGCCGTTCGCTGGTAGGCCCTGCCTGTATTACGGCTTATCGCGTTGGGAGTCGTAAAACAGTCCCCGGTATTCGCACCTACATTGCTGTAGATGGGGGTATGTCTGATAACCCTCGCCCAATTACTTATCAATCTCGATATCAAGCTCTGCTAGCTAACCGTATGCGTGGGACTGCATCGACTACGGTTACAATCGCGGGCAAGCATTGCGAGTCAGGTGATATTCTGATCCGGGACATTGAGCTGAGCGACCCACAAAGCGGCGACGTCCTCGTCGTGCCGGGGACTGGAGCCTACAATTACAGCATGGCTTCTAACTACAATCGCGTTCCTCGTCCAGCAGCAGTCTTAGTGAATGCTGGTGAGGCTAGTCTGATTTTGAGGCGAGAAACTCAAGCAGACCTACTGCGTCAGGATGTCTTACCAGAACGGTTGCGCGGTTGA
- the uppS gene encoding polyprenyl diphosphate synthase, giving the protein MESTRLRDRPTDLDPLRLPAHVAVIMDGNGRWAKGRGQPRIFGHRRGVDILKDLLRCCKDWGIGTLTAYAFSTENWGRPIEEVDFLMLLFERVLRRELREMMLEGVKISFVGDLQALPRSLQSEIEQAMTQTKDNTAVEFVVATNYGGRQEILQACRQLAAQAQRGELDPAQINDALFEKHLYTAGTQDPDLLIRTSGEMRLSNFLLWQMAYTELYVTDTLWPDFDRAEFHQALLAYQARERRFGRVETKK; this is encoded by the coding sequence GTGGAGTCAACTCGGCTGCGCGACCGGCCCACAGACCTGGACCCTCTGCGCTTACCTGCCCATGTGGCAGTGATCATGGATGGTAACGGCCGATGGGCCAAAGGCCGGGGCCAGCCCCGAATCTTTGGTCACCGTCGGGGTGTGGATATCCTCAAGGATCTGCTGCGCTGCTGTAAGGATTGGGGTATTGGCACGCTCACTGCTTACGCCTTCTCCACTGAGAACTGGGGGCGTCCTATTGAAGAAGTTGACTTTCTAATGCTGTTGTTCGAGCGCGTTCTGCGACGAGAACTGCGTGAGATGATGCTGGAAGGGGTCAAAATCTCTTTTGTTGGCGATTTGCAGGCTTTGCCCCGTTCACTCCAGAGTGAAATCGAGCAGGCTATGACTCAAACCAAGGACAACACGGCGGTTGAGTTTGTAGTGGCAACGAACTACGGCGGCCGTCAAGAAATCCTACAAGCTTGTCGTCAGCTAGCCGCTCAAGCCCAGCGAGGCGAGTTGGATCCCGCTCAGATCAATGATGCCCTGTTTGAGAAGCACCTCTATACTGCTGGCACCCAAGACCCGGACTTACTGATTCGCACCAGCGGTGAGATGCGACTTTCAAACTTTTTATTGTGGCAGATGGCCTACACGGAGTTGTATGTCACCGACACGCTGTGGCCAGACTTTGACCGTGCTGAATTTCATCAGGCGCTGCTAGCCTACCAAGCCCGCGAGCGTCGCTTTGGCCGTGTCGAGACTAAGAAGTAG
- the cdaA gene encoding diadenylate cyclase CdaA encodes MWERWLASINIDWAASLRSVIDVGAVLALTYVVLLVIGERRTLWMVRGFILLMLASALTAPNPPWLGLPLLHFMLDKLLIGAAVAMAVSLQSELRRFLELLGQGEFTKLFQPNRGLSLTSNSVVDEIVDAVKELSQNRIGALIILETGYPIDERDFSVPGVRINADLSKELLQSIFQTTTLLHDGAVLLRDSRIVAAGVILPISERTASRQLGTRHRAAMGITERVENCICIVVSEETGSISLAEMGSLNRPLTSAKLKELLEKHFVRSTEREAVTTGLRGLKREIWSLGKLIARSLKSRLSASEEARKK; translated from the coding sequence GTGTGGGAGCGTTGGCTGGCTAGCATCAACATTGACTGGGCAGCGTCCCTGCGCAGCGTCATTGATGTTGGAGCTGTTCTAGCTCTAACTTACGTGGTGCTGTTGGTGATTGGTGAACGGCGCACCCTCTGGATGGTGCGGGGATTTATTCTGCTCATGTTGGCCTCTGCGCTGACGGCACCAAATCCTCCCTGGCTCGGCTTACCCTTGCTCCATTTCATGCTGGACAAGCTTCTAATTGGTGCAGCTGTGGCTATGGCTGTCAGCCTCCAGTCAGAGCTACGCCGCTTCCTAGAACTGCTCGGGCAAGGGGAATTTACAAAGCTGTTTCAGCCCAATCGTGGTCTCTCATTAACCTCCAACAGTGTTGTTGATGAGATTGTTGATGCGGTCAAAGAACTTTCACAGAACCGAATTGGAGCATTGATTATTCTGGAGACTGGCTATCCGATTGATGAGCGGGATTTCTCAGTGCCAGGGGTGCGCATCAATGCCGACCTGTCTAAGGAACTGTTGCAAAGCATTTTTCAGACCACAACTCTGCTGCATGATGGGGCTGTGTTGCTGCGAGATTCTCGAATTGTGGCAGCAGGCGTAATTCTGCCTATCTCTGAACGCACAGCCTCACGGCAATTGGGAACCCGCCACCGGGCGGCTATGGGTATTACCGAGCGAGTGGAAAACTGTATATGCATCGTGGTCTCAGAGGAGACAGGTTCGATTTCCCTAGCAGAGATGGGATCGCTGAACCGACCTTTAACCAGCGCCAAGTTGAAAGAACTACTGGAAAAGCATTTTGTCCGCAGCACGGAGCGAGAGGCAGTCACTACTGGACTGCGCGGTTTGAAGCGCGAGATCTGGAGCTTGGGTAAACTAATTGCTCGTTCGCTCAAGTCCCGTTTGTCAGCGTCTGAGGAGGCCCGGAAGAAATGA